The proteins below are encoded in one region of Oncorhynchus masou masou isolate Uvic2021 chromosome 15, UVic_Omas_1.1, whole genome shotgun sequence:
- the LOC135556125 gene encoding apoptosis regulator BAX-like isoform X1 — MACVETSDDRVGEVLLKRVMQEQLDEVLSSEFPVVVSAETQELESEQEQKMVLQLAVMIRTIGDAFKENRELDDNSVIDGMVGQMTSKTSYWNLVEKVFEDGQITWERIAVLFYVAGRIAVKVVIAHLPELVKDILKWTLEYFRSKLLHWIQKHGGWMNSFAALARVQVERISSISARSSGLILVFLGGVIMGSVITWKLARRT, encoded by the exons ATGGCGTGTGTAGAGACATCAG ATGACAGAGTAGGAGAGGTCCTGCTGAAAAG AGTGATGCAGGAGCAGCTGGATGAGGTGTTGTCATCAGAGTTCCCGGTAGTGGTCTCCGCAGAAACTCAGGAATTGGAGAGTGAGCAGGAGCAGAAGATGGTGTTACAGCTGGCTGTGATGATACGTACCATCGGAGACGCCTTCAAGGAGAACAGGGAGCTGGACGA CAACAGTGTAATAGATGGAATGGTGGGGCAAATGACCAGCAAGACCAGCTACTGGAATTTGGTAGAAAAGGTATTTGAGGACGGTCAAATCACCTGGGAGAGAATTGCTGTGCTGTTCTACGTAGCAGGGAGGATAGCTGTCAAG GTGGTGATTGCTCACCTCCCCGAGTTAGTGAAGGACATTCTGAAGTGGACTCTGGAGTACTTCAGAAGCAAATTACTGCACTGGATCCAGAAACATGGAGGATGG ATGAACAGTTTTGCTGCGCTGGCACGTGTACAGGTGGAGAGGATATCCTCTATTAGCGCCCGGTCCTCAGGGCTCATTCTGGTCTTCCTCGGAGGTGTCATAATGGGTAGTGTTATCACCTGGAAACTGGCCAGgaggacctga
- the LOC135556125 gene encoding apoptosis regulator BAX-like isoform X2 yields the protein MACVETSDDRVGEVLLKRVMQEQLDEVLSSEFPVVVSAETQELESEQEQKMVLQLAVMIRTIGDAFKENRELDDVIDGMVGQMTSKTSYWNLVEKVFEDGQITWERIAVLFYVAGRIAVKVVIAHLPELVKDILKWTLEYFRSKLLHWIQKHGGWMNSFAALARVQVERISSISARSSGLILVFLGGVIMGSVITWKLARRT from the exons ATGGCGTGTGTAGAGACATCAG ATGACAGAGTAGGAGAGGTCCTGCTGAAAAG AGTGATGCAGGAGCAGCTGGATGAGGTGTTGTCATCAGAGTTCCCGGTAGTGGTCTCCGCAGAAACTCAGGAATTGGAGAGTGAGCAGGAGCAGAAGATGGTGTTACAGCTGGCTGTGATGATACGTACCATCGGAGACGCCTTCAAGGAGAACAGGGAGCTGGACGA TGTAATAGATGGAATGGTGGGGCAAATGACCAGCAAGACCAGCTACTGGAATTTGGTAGAAAAGGTATTTGAGGACGGTCAAATCACCTGGGAGAGAATTGCTGTGCTGTTCTACGTAGCAGGGAGGATAGCTGTCAAG GTGGTGATTGCTCACCTCCCCGAGTTAGTGAAGGACATTCTGAAGTGGACTCTGGAGTACTTCAGAAGCAAATTACTGCACTGGATCCAGAAACATGGAGGATGG ATGAACAGTTTTGCTGCGCTGGCACGTGTACAGGTGGAGAGGATATCCTCTATTAGCGCCCGGTCCTCAGGGCTCATTCTGGTCTTCCTCGGAGGTGTCATAATGGGTAGTGTTATCACCTGGAAACTGGCCAGgaggacctga